TGGGTTTCACCCCGGCGATACACATTTACGGGGCCCATTCGGCCCTGCTCAATCAACGTCTGATCAGTTGGGAACACATCGACGCTGCCGGTTTCGAGTCCGATCAACTGACGTTGACCATCGATCTTGAAGGCCTCGAAGGGCTGCCGGATCTGGGCGGGAAAATCGGCCTTGAGGTCGGTTATCTGGAGTCGGGAATGGTCGACAAGGGCCAGTTCAAAGTGACGCGCCTGACGCCGACGCTGTTTCCGTTCCGCCTGACGCTGGTGGCCACGGCGGCGCCGTTCAGCAAGGATGATGAGACGGGATTCAAGCAACGTCGCACGGCCAGTCATGGCCCGACCACCTTGGGTGCGCTGTTTCGCAAGCTGGTGTCGAGCCATGGCTTTTCACCGCGCGTCGCGCCCGAGGTGGCGATGATCAGGATCGATCACGTCGACCAGTCCAACGAAACCGATATGAGCTTTCTGACGCGCCTGGCGAAAAAGTACAACGCGGTGACCAAACCCTACAACGACGTGTACGTGCTGGCCCGTCCCGGCCAGACCAAATCGTTGTCGGGCCAGGTGCTGGCGGACGTGACCTTGTCGGTGACCAGCAACAACCGTCCCGGCGATCACGCGTTCGTCAGCGCCACGCTGGAGGAGTCTGCCCGCGAGCAGACCAAGGGTTGCAAGACCTGTTTTTGGGATGGCGCTGCAGGTGTGTTGCGCTGGGTTGAAACGGGACTTGCACCGTTCAAGACCCTCCGCCAGAAACAACCCAGCGAAGCCGATGCGATCGCCGTCGGCGAAGGCGAAGTGCGCAAGATGCTCCGGCAAAAATACAAGGTGAAAATCACCTGCCCCGGCAATCCACTGCTGGCCGCCGAAGGCCTTGTGCTGCTCGACGAGACCTGGCCGGACTTCATGCGTGGGCGCTGGTCGATCGAAAAAGTCACCGCCAGCGGCAATCGCGAGAACAGCTATCGCTGTGTGATCGATGCCGCGTGCCTCGACCCGAAAGCCGAAGCCAAGGACTGATCTCACACCCACGAGTCCCCTGTAGGAGTGAGCCTGCTCGCGATAGCGGTGTGTCAGGCACATTGATTGTGAATGTGGCACCGCCATCGCGAGCAGGCTCACTCCTACAGGGGATTCGCGGTGTTTTCTGCAACTCATTTCAACTCTGGAACACCACCATGAAGATCACCCCGATCCTCACGCAGCTGCGTGGGCAATGCCCTGGGCTTGCCAATCACATTGCGGTGGGTGTCGATCTGGCGTTGCTGCAAGGCAACGCCGATCTGCCGACACCCTCGGCCCATGTTCTGCCCCTGGCGGATCTCGCCAGTACCAGCACCGCACAAAACCTCACCGCACAACCGATCCGCGACCGCTTCGAAATCGTCCTGGCGCTCGACGCCAGCGACAGCACAAAAGCGCTGGATCTGTTGCACGACCTGCGCGCCGAACTGTGGCGCGCGCTGGTGGGATTCAAACCGGGCAATGACTACAGCGCCATCGTCTACGACGGCGGCGAGATGGTCTCGATCAACAGCAGCCGGGCCTTCTATCGGCTGCGCTTTTTTACCGAGTTCCAGCTCGGCCGCAATCTGCCGAGTCAGCCTGCGGAGAGTTGGCACGAACGTGAACTGGACGGTTTGTCGTCCTTTACCGGGGTCACCGTGCGGGTCGATGCGATCGACCCGGCAGACCCCAATCTGAAACACCCGGGCCCTGACGGGCGCGTGGAACTGACTTTCTCTGGAGACGTAACCCCATGAGCAATCGCATCACCGTACTGCCGGCCGCTGGCCGTGCCGTGCCTGACCCGGAAGCGGGCGATCTGCTGCCCAAAGAAGGCCGTGAAGTGCTGGACAGCGCCTGGTGGCGCCGACGTCTGGCCGACGGCGATATCACTCTCAAAACCGTAAAAGTCAAAGCACAGGGAGCCAAATAATGGCGATCGGATTCAGCAACATCCCCGCGGACATTCGTGTACCGCTGTTCTATGCCGAAATGGACAACTCGGCCGCCAATAGTGCGACTTCGGCCATGCGCCGTCTGATCGTCGCTCAGGTCAACGACAACATCGCCCCGACTGAAGTCGGCAAACTGGTGCTGGTCTCCAGCGTCGCGCTGGCAAAAAGCATCGGCGGTCAGGGCTCGATGCTCGCCTCGATGTATGAGACCTTCCGCAAGGCCGACCCGATCGGCGAGATCTGGTGCCTGCCGCTGCACAACGCTGAAGGCGCCATCGCCAAAGGCGTGCTGACCCTGACTGGCACTGCGACTCAGGCTGGCGTGCTCAACCTGTACGTCGCTGGTGTGCGTGTGCAGGCCACCGTGGTCAACGGTGCCACCGCTGCTCAAGCGGCTACCGCACTGGCACAGAAAATCAACGCCACCGCCGATCTGCCGGTCAGCGCGGCGGCTGCTGAAGGCGTGGTCACTCTGACCGCCAAATGGACCGGCGACAGCGGTAACGACATCAGCCTGCAGTTCAATCGCCTGGGCAAGAGCAACGGCGAAGAGACCCCGGCCGGCCTGACGACCGCGATCACTGCCATGACCGGCGGCGCCGGCGTGCCGGACCAGGTCGCAGCCGTGGCTGCACTGGGTGACGAGCCGTTCGAGTTCATCGCGCTGCCGTGGTCGGATCTGTCGACCCTCAACACCTGGCAAGCGGTGATGGATGACAGCACCGGTCGCTGGTCCTGGGCCAAGCAATTGTTCGGTCACGTTTACAGCGCCAAGCGCGGCACCGTCGGCACGCTGGTTGCTGCTGGCCAGGCACGTAACGATCAGCACATGACCATTCAGGCGCTGGAGCCGGGCGTACCGCAACCGTTCTGGGTACAAGCTGCCGCACTGGCTGCGCGCACCGCGGTGTTCATCTCTGCCGATGCCAGCCGTCCGACCCAAAGCGGCAGCCTGCCGGGCGTTGATCCGGCGCCGGCCAGCGAGCGTTTCACCCTGACCGAGCGTCAGTCGCTGCTCAACTACGGCATCGCCACCGCCTACTACGAAGGCGGCTACGTGCGCATTCAGCGTTCGATCACCACCTACCAGAAGAACGCTTACGGTCAGGCCGACAACTCCTACCTGGACAGCGAAACCATGCACCAGTCGGCGTTCATCGTGCGTCGTCTGCAAAGCGTGATCACCAGCAAGTACGGCCGGCACAAACTGGCTTCCGACGGCACCCGTTTCGGCGCCGGCCAGCCGATCGTCACTCCGGCGACCATTCGCGGCGAGCTGATCGCGCAGTACGCCAAGCTGGAACTGGAAGGCCACGTGGAGAACGCCGAGCTGTTCGCCGAGCACCTGATCGTCGAGCGCGACGTACAGGATCCGAGCCGCGTGAACGTGCTGTTCCCGCCGGATTACATCAACGGTCTGCGCGTGTTCGCACTGCTCAACCAGTTCCGTCTGCAATACGACGACGCGGCCTGATCGCCGCGTTTGGCCGTAAGCATTCAGCCCACCTCGGTGGGCTTTTTTATTTGAAGGGAGTAACACCATGGGTCAAGTGATTGCAGGCACCTGCTACGTCAAAGTCGACGGTGCACAACTGACTATCAACGGCGGCTGCGAAGCCTCGCTGATGGCCGTCAAACGCGAAACCGTCGTACCGGGTTTCTACAAGGAAACCGACATCGCGCCGTCGTTCAAAGTGACCGCGCTGCACACCGCCGACTTCCCGCTGAAGAAGCTGATCGAAGGCACCGACATCACCGTCACCTGCGAATTCAGCAACGGCAAAGTCTACGTGCTGGCCGGTGCCTATCTGGTTGAGGAGCCGGTTTCCAAGGGCGATGACGCCACCATCGAACTGAAATTCGAAGGCATCAAGGGGACCTGGCAATGAGCGGCGCCGTGAAGCTTCAGGTTGCGATCGAAGCTCACGGCGAGCCCCTGACCGAACTCGTCCTGCGCCGTCCGACGGTGCAGGAAGTGCGAGCGATCAAGGCGCTGCCGTACAAGATCGACAAGAGCGAAGAAGTCAGCCTCGACATGGACGTGGCGGCCAAATACATCGCCGTATGCGCCGGCATCCCGCCGTCGTCGGTCAACCAGCTCGATCTGGCTGACCTCAACGCGCTGAGCTGGGCCGTTGCGAGTTTTTTCATGAGTGCGGCGTCGGAGCCATCACCGACCTGATCGCAGTCGCCTATGACCTGGCCTGGTTCTGGAAGGTTGACCCCGAACAGATGATGGCCAGGCCACTGGATGTGCTCCGCGAATCGCTGGAGCACGCGCAACGGATCAATGCGATGCAGCAGGTGCAGTGATGGCAGACGAAGAAAAGAAAGTGCAAACACCGGTGCTGATCACGGGCATCGATGAACTGTCGCCCAAACTCGGCGCCCTGCGAGTAAAGGTCGAGAGCTTCAAGAAAAATCTCGAACAGACCGGCCTCGGCAAACTGGATATCAGCGGTCTGTTCAAGGGCGGCAGCGTGATCACGCCGTTCGTGGACGGGATCAAATCGGCGGCAGCGTTTCAGGGCAAATTGACTGAAGTCAGCGAGACGGCGAAAACCGTCGACCTGCCTGCGGCGCCGAAAGTCGCTGCACAAAACATGAACGTGTTCAGTGCGTCGATGGAAAAGGTTTCCGCTGCTGTTGACGCGGCGCTGGTGCCGGCAGTCGGTGCGTTGGTCGTCGGGCTTGAGCCAATGCTGACTCAGGTCGCCAGCCTGCTTGCCGAGAACCCGCAACTGGTGGAAGGCCTGGCTGCGGGGGCTATCGCCTTCTCGGCGATGCAGACCGCGGTCACCGGCGCCACGCAAGTGTTCGATGTCATGAGCATGGTGCTCAAGACCAATCCGATCATGCTCATCGCCATGGGCATCGCGGTGGCGGCCGGTTTGATCTATGCCAACTGGACGCCGATCAGTGCGTTCTTCAAAGGCATGTGGGAAGGCGTGAAAAACATCGGTGCGAGTGCGATGGCGACGTTGCGCTCGATTCTTGACTGGCGACCACTGGATGCACTGGCGGCGCTGTGGTCACCGGTCGTGGGATTCTTCTCGGGCATGTGGGACGAGGTCAAAGCCGTCACTGCGCCGGTCATCGACTTCTTCAAATCGGTGTTCTCGTGGACGCCCGCCGGCATGATCCTGGAAAACTGGGCGCCGCTGACGGGGCTGTTTTCGGCGATCTGGGAACTGCTCAAGGCCTTGAGTGTGCCGGTGATGGCGTTCCTCAGAAACCTGTTCGACTTCTCGCCGATGCAAATGATCAACAGTGCGTGGGGTGGCGTTGTCAGGTTCTTCGAGCCGATGTTCGATGGCCTGCGAAAAGTCGCGCAACCGGCTAAAGAGTTTCTGGTGTCGTTGTTCGATTTCTCGCCCATGCAGATGATCACCAGCGCCTGGGGCGGAGTTGTTGCGTACTTCCAGCCGCTGTGGACGACTCTGCAATCGGCGGTGCAAAGCACCCGGGATACATTGCGGGCACTGTTCGATTATTTCCCGATGGAAATGATCACCAGCGCCTGGGGTGGTGTCGTCGGGTACTTCGAACCGATCTGGACGGCACTGCAAACCTCAGTGCAGCGGGTCAAAGGCTTTTTCAGCAGCCTGTTCGAGTGGTCGCCGCTGGAGCAGATTGCGCAGTACTGGCAGCCGGTCGGCGAAGTCTTTTCGGCGCTGTGGGATGTTGTGCTGGCGGCGTCTGCACCGGTCGTGGACTTTCTGCACACCCTGTTCGAATGGAAACCTCTGGATCAGATCATCGAGAGCTGGGGGCCGATTGTCGGGTGGTTCGGCGAGTTGTGGCAAAAGCTGCAAACCGTCATCGCGCCGATCAAGGAGCTGTTCGACGGAGGTTTCGCCGGGTTGATCGCCAAGGTCACCGGCAAGGTCGAAACTCTGACCCAGGCGCAGCGCCAGACCAATGCCGAAGGCAAGGGTGAGCTGGCGCCGGCATTCTTTGGCGCGAGTAGCGCCCCTGCTGGAAACGGAACGCTGCAAGGCGGATCGCTGCCACAAACCTCCAGCGCCCTGATCCAGCAAAGCGCGGCCAACAACCGTACGCAACTCGAAGGCGGCCTGACCGTGCGCTTCGAAAATGCACCGGCGGGGCTGCGCACCGATCAACCACAAACCAATCAACCGGGCCTGGCGCTGTCTTCGCGCATCGGCTATCGCTCGCTGTCGGCAGGAGGTTCCAATGAACTGGCGTGACCGTTTGTTGCCGGCATCGTTTCGCGGTGTCGGATTCTGGATCGATCAGGCGAAAACCCCGGTCGGTCGCAAAGGTCAGTTGCACGAATACCCGCAACGCGACCTGCCGTATTTCGAGGATCTCGGCCAGCAGGCCAAGACCCACGACCTGACGGCGTTCATCATCGGCGCCGATTGTCTGGAGCAGCGCGACAAGCTGCTCAAGGCCTTGGAGGCGGGCAGTGGTGAATTGGTGCATCCGTGGCTCGGACGCCTGCAAGTCAAAGTCGGCGAATGCGACATGACCCACACCCGCCAGGACGGCGGGCTGGTGACGTTCAGCCTGAAGTTTTACCCGGACCGGCCGTTGCCGTTTCCGACCGCCACGGTCAGTACGCAAAAAGTTCTGTTGGCCAAGGCTGACACTTTGTTGGGTTCGGCGGTGGCGCGCTTCGAGCAGGCGATGACGTTGATCAAGGCTGCGCGGATCGGCATCGCCAATCTGCGCAACAGCCTGACCGGCGTGTATGAGGTGATCAAAGAGCAGCTCAAACCGCTGATCGAGCAGTATCGGCAGATCACCGAACTGGTCAAAGCGGTCAAGGAGTTGCCCAAGGAAGTGGCGGCGGAGTTCAAAGGCTTGCTCGGCGATATCAAGGAACTCAAGGCATTCGCGAAGGAGGGCTACCGTGGCGTGATTGCCGACGTGTCCCAACAACTCGAAGCCATCCGCAAGGCTGATGCGCCGAAGATCACCACCGGCAAGGACACCAACGCGGCGGCACAAGCCATGGCCGATCTGGTGCAGGACACGGTGCTGGTCAAAGTCGCGCAATGGGTGGCGTCGATGCCGGTGGCGACTCCGGCGGTGAAGCTGTCGTCGACACCTTCGGTGGCGCATCAGGCGGATCAACCGGTGACTCGTCAGGAAGTGCCGGTGACCGAAGAAATGAAAGCACTGCAGAAGGCGGTCGGGGTGGCAATCGACCCGATGCTGGACAAGGCCGATCCCAAACATCACCAGGCAATCAACGATGTGAAGGAAGCGCTGATTGCGCATCTCAAGGCAGTGGCGTCATCCGGTGTGCGCCAGGTCACCAAATCGTTTCAGGAAAGCCTGCCGGCGCTGGTGGTGGCCTACAAGCAATTTGCCGATGCCACACGGGTGACTCAAGTGACGCAGAGCAACGCGATGAACCATCCGGGCTTTTCTCCCAACGACGTAAAAGTGTCCAGGGAGTGAGCCATGAGCGAGATGGATAACCATGTCACGCTGACCGTCAACAACATGGAATACGGCGGCTGGAAAAGCGTGGAAATCACCGCCGATCTTGAGCGCCAGTTCCGCACCTTCAAACTCGACATCACCTGGCAGTGGCCGGGGCAGACGGTGGATCAACGGATCAAACCGGGTGACCCGTGCGAAGTGAAAATCGGCCAGGACCTGGTGCTCACTGGCTACGTGTTCAAGGCCCCGATCAGTTACGACGGACGCCAGATCAGCCTGAGCATCGAGGGTAGCTCCAAGACTCAGGATCTGGTCGATTGCGCAGCCACCAACCGGCCGAACCAATGGCAGGAGCAACCGCTGCTGAGCATCGTCCAGGCTCTGGCGGCGGAATACTCGCTGTACGTGGTCAACGAAATTCCCGAGACCGCGCGGCTCGCCAAACACACCATCGTGCCGGGCGAAACGGTGTTCCAGTCGATCGATCGTCTGCTCTCGCTGTTCCGGGTGTTTTCCACTGATGACGAGCAAGGCCGGCTGGTGCTGGCCAAGCCCGGTAGTGGTGGTCGGGCCAGTGACGCGCTGGAGTTGGGCAAGAACATTCTGTCGGCGAACGCGCCGATGGATCAGAGCCAGGTGTTTTCTGAATACCGAGTGATCGGTCAGCAGAAAGGCTCGGACAATAAGAGCGGGGCGGCCGTCAGCGAGGTTCAATCCAGCGCGGCTGATCTGAGCTTCAAGCGCCGCCGCACCACGATCATCAACGAGGGCACCGCGCTGACGTTCGAGTTGGCCCAGCAACGCGCCCAATGGGAAAGCGCCACCCGCATGGGCCGGGCGCAGACCACCACCTATCAGGTGCAGGGCTGGCGTCAGTCCAATGGCGATCTGTGGCGCCACAACACGCTGGTGAAGGTCACGGATCCGGTGCTCGGTTTCGACGGCGACATGTTGATTTCCAAAGTCACCTATTCGCTCTCGGCGCAAGGCTCGGTGACCACGCTGCAAGTGGCGCCACCGCATACCTTCGATCCTGATCCCACGCCTCCGAAAAAAACCTGAGCCTGACACCGAACCCCTGTGGGAGCGGGCTTGCTCGCGAAAGCGTCAGCAGCTCCAACATCCCATTGACTGACCCACCGCTTTCGCGAGCAAGCCCGCTCCCACATGTTGTCCGTGTCGGGTCTGCTCCCTGAGGACAATTCATGAGCCTACTGACACGCCTGCTGGCGCGCGGCACTGTCGTGCTCGCCCATTCGGCATCCAAGCTGCAATCGCTGCAAATGCGCCTCACCGCCGGCGAGGTGAACGACGACATGGAGCATTTCGAACCCTACGGTTTCACCAGCAACCCGCTGGCCGGCGCCGAAGGCATCGTCACGTTTCTCGGCGGTGACCGGTCTCACGCCATCGCCCTGGTGGTCGCCGACCGCCGCTATCGCTTGCAGTCGCTGGCCTCTGGCGAAGTGGCGATCTACACCGACGAGGGCGACAAAATTCACTTCAAGCGCGGGCGGATCATCGACATCGAAACCGCCACCCTGAACATCCGCGCCAGCAGCGCGGTGAACTTCGACACGCCGGTGATCAACCAGACCGGCAAGATCGTTTCCACCGGCGACCAACTCGCCGGCGGCATCAGCCAGATCAAACACGTGCACGTTGGCGTGCAGGCCGGTAGCGGCCAGACCGGTGCGCCGGCAGGAGGCAAATAATGCTTGTCAGCCAGAACCTCCACGCCGCACTGACCCGCGCCGTGCTCATCAGCCTGTTCACCTGGCGCCGCGCCGCCGATGACGACGCCCTCGACGACGAGGAGCGCTTCGGCTGGTGGGGCGACAGCTTTCCCACCGTCGCCGACGATCGCATCGGTTCGCGGCTGTGGCTTTTGCGTCGGGTCAAGCTGACTCGACAGACCCAGATGGACGCCGAGTTCTATGCCCGCGAAGCCTTGCAATGGCTGATCGACGACGGCCACTGCAGCGCCATCGACATCATCAGCGAACGCCTCGACGCCCAGCGCCTGAACCTGCGCACGGTCCTGACCCTGGCCGACGGCGAACGTCTGGACATCAACCCCGATAACAGTTGGCAGGTGATCTATGCCGTTTGAAACCCCTTCGCTGCCGGTGCTGATCAAGCGCACCCAAAGCGACCTGGCCGGCGATTCGCTGCGCCAGTCCGATGCGCAAGTGTTGGCCCGCACCCTCGGTGGCGCCGCGTATGGCCTGTACGGTTATCTCGACTGGATTGCCGAGCAGATTTTGCCGGACAAAGCCGACGAATCGACCCTGGAACGCATCGCCGCGCTGCGCCTGAACCAGCCACGCAAACCGGCGCAAGTCGCCACCGGCAGCGTCAGTTTTACCGCGACCGCCGGTGCGGTGCTGGATGTCGACACGCTGCTGCAAGCGAGCGATGGCCGTACCTACAAAGTCACCACCGCGCGCACCACCGTCAATGGCAGCAACACCACCACCATCGCGGCGCTGGATGCTGGCAGCCTGGGCAATGCCGACGCCGGTCTGGCGCTGAACCCGGTGCAGCCGATCGCCGGCGTGGTCGGCAACAGTTTTGTGGTGCTCGCGCCCGGCCTCAGTGGCGGCGTGGCGCGAGAAAGCCTGGAGTCGTTGCGCTCGCGGGTGATCCGTTCTTATCGAGTGATACCCCACGGCGGTTCGGCGAGCGACTACGAAACCTGGGCGCTGGAAGTGCCGGGTGTGACGCGGGCCTGGTGCCGTGGCGGCCTGCTCGGGCCAGGCACAGTGACGGTGTTCATCATGCGTGACGAAGACCCGCAACCGGTGCCCAACGATGAGCAATTGGCGGAGGTTCAGGAGTACATCGAACCGCTGCGTCCGGTGACGGCGGAAGTACACGTGCAGCGGCCGATTCAGGTGCCGGTGGTGTATCGCTTCAAGAGCGTCA
The Pseudomonas fluorescens genome window above contains:
- a CDS encoding phage tail protein; protein product: MADEEKKVQTPVLITGIDELSPKLGALRVKVESFKKNLEQTGLGKLDISGLFKGGSVITPFVDGIKSAAAFQGKLTEVSETAKTVDLPAAPKVAAQNMNVFSASMEKVSAAVDAALVPAVGALVVGLEPMLTQVASLLAENPQLVEGLAAGAIAFSAMQTAVTGATQVFDVMSMVLKTNPIMLIAMGIAVAAGLIYANWTPISAFFKGMWEGVKNIGASAMATLRSILDWRPLDALAALWSPVVGFFSGMWDEVKAVTAPVIDFFKSVFSWTPAGMILENWAPLTGLFSAIWELLKALSVPVMAFLRNLFDFSPMQMINSAWGGVVRFFEPMFDGLRKVAQPAKEFLVSLFDFSPMQMITSAWGGVVAYFQPLWTTLQSAVQSTRDTLRALFDYFPMEMITSAWGGVVGYFEPIWTALQTSVQRVKGFFSSLFEWSPLEQIAQYWQPVGEVFSALWDVVLAASAPVVDFLHTLFEWKPLDQIIESWGPIVGWFGELWQKLQTVIAPIKELFDGGFAGLIAKVTGKVETLTQAQRQTNAEGKGELAPAFFGASSAPAGNGTLQGGSLPQTSSALIQQSAANNRTQLEGGLTVRFENAPAGLRTDQPQTNQPGLALSSRIGYRSLSAGGSNELA
- a CDS encoding phage tail tube protein, whose product is MGQVIAGTCYVKVDGAQLTINGGCEASLMAVKRETVVPGFYKETDIAPSFKVTALHTADFPLKKLIEGTDITVTCEFSNGKVYVLAGAYLVEEPVSKGDDATIELKFEGIKGTWQ
- a CDS encoding phage tail assembly protein, coding for MSGAVKLQVAIEAHGEPLTELVLRRPTVQEVRAIKALPYKIDKSEEVSLDMDVAAKYIAVCAGIPPSSVNQLDLADLNALSWAVASFFMSAASEPSPT
- a CDS encoding phage tail sheath subtilisin-like domain-containing protein — protein: MAIGFSNIPADIRVPLFYAEMDNSAANSATSAMRRLIVAQVNDNIAPTEVGKLVLVSSVALAKSIGGQGSMLASMYETFRKADPIGEIWCLPLHNAEGAIAKGVLTLTGTATQAGVLNLYVAGVRVQATVVNGATAAQAATALAQKINATADLPVSAAAAEGVVTLTAKWTGDSGNDISLQFNRLGKSNGEETPAGLTTAITAMTGGAGVPDQVAAVAALGDEPFEFIALPWSDLSTLNTWQAVMDDSTGRWSWAKQLFGHVYSAKRGTVGTLVAAGQARNDQHMTIQALEPGVPQPFWVQAAALAARTAVFISADASRPTQSGSLPGVDPAPASERFTLTERQSLLNYGIATAYYEGGYVRIQRSITTYQKNAYGQADNSYLDSETMHQSAFIVRRLQSVITSKYGRHKLASDGTRFGAGQPIVTPATIRGELIAQYAKLELEGHVENAELFAEHLIVERDVQDPSRVNVLFPPDYINGLRVFALLNQFRLQYDDAA
- a CDS encoding phage GP46 family protein; the protein is MLVSQNLHAALTRAVLISLFTWRRAADDDALDDEERFGWWGDSFPTVADDRIGSRLWLLRRVKLTRQTQMDAEFYAREALQWLIDDGHCSAIDIISERLDAQRLNLRTVLTLADGERLDINPDNSWQVIYAV
- a CDS encoding DUF2635 domain-containing protein, translated to MSNRITVLPAAGRAVPDPEAGDLLPKEGREVLDSAWWRRRLADGDITLKTVKVKAQGAK
- a CDS encoding phage late control D family protein, which gives rise to MALGFTPAIHIYGAHSALLNQRLISWEHIDAAGFESDQLTLTIDLEGLEGLPDLGGKIGLEVGYLESGMVDKGQFKVTRLTPTLFPFRLTLVATAAPFSKDDETGFKQRRTASHGPTTLGALFRKLVSSHGFSPRVAPEVAMIRIDHVDQSNETDMSFLTRLAKKYNAVTKPYNDVYVLARPGQTKSLSGQVLADVTLSVTSNNRPGDHAFVSATLEESAREQTKGCKTCFWDGAAGVLRWVETGLAPFKTLRQKQPSEADAIAVGEGEVRKMLRQKYKVKITCPGNPLLAAEGLVLLDETWPDFMRGRWSIEKVTASGNRENSYRCVIDAACLDPKAEAKD
- a CDS encoding phage baseplate assembly protein V; this translates as MSLLTRLLARGTVVLAHSASKLQSLQMRLTAGEVNDDMEHFEPYGFTSNPLAGAEGIVTFLGGDRSHAIALVVADRRYRLQSLASGEVAIYTDEGDKIHFKRGRIIDIETATLNIRASSAVNFDTPVINQTGKIVSTGDQLAGGISQIKHVHVGVQAGSGQTGAPAGGK
- a CDS encoding baseplate J/gp47 family protein produces the protein MPFETPSLPVLIKRTQSDLAGDSLRQSDAQVLARTLGGAAYGLYGYLDWIAEQILPDKADESTLERIAALRLNQPRKPAQVATGSVSFTATAGAVLDVDTLLQASDGRTYKVTTARTTVNGSNTTTIAALDAGSLGNADAGLALNPVQPIAGVVGNSFVVLAPGLSGGVARESLESLRSRVIRSYRVIPHGGSASDYETWALEVPGVTRAWCRGGLLGPGTVTVFIMRDEDPQPVPNDEQLAEVQEYIEPLRPVTAEVHVQRPIQVPVVYRFKSVNPDTTAVRAAVEAQLRDLHNREADLGVPLLISHIREAISSAGGEYDHTLTAPAADVPAGQSELLTFGGCVWGA
- a CDS encoding phage baseplate assembly protein, whose product is MSEMDNHVTLTVNNMEYGGWKSVEITADLERQFRTFKLDITWQWPGQTVDQRIKPGDPCEVKIGQDLVLTGYVFKAPISYDGRQISLSIEGSSKTQDLVDCAATNRPNQWQEQPLLSIVQALAAEYSLYVVNEIPETARLAKHTIVPGETVFQSIDRLLSLFRVFSTDDEQGRLVLAKPGSGGRASDALELGKNILSANAPMDQSQVFSEYRVIGQQKGSDNKSGAAVSEVQSSAADLSFKRRRTTIINEGTALTFELAQQRAQWESATRMGRAQTTTYQVQGWRQSNGDLWRHNTLVKVTDPVLGFDGDMLISKVTYSLSAQGSVTTLQVAPPHTFDPDPTPPKKT
- a CDS encoding DNA circularization protein, with protein sequence MNWRDRLLPASFRGVGFWIDQAKTPVGRKGQLHEYPQRDLPYFEDLGQQAKTHDLTAFIIGADCLEQRDKLLKALEAGSGELVHPWLGRLQVKVGECDMTHTRQDGGLVTFSLKFYPDRPLPFPTATVSTQKVLLAKADTLLGSAVARFEQAMTLIKAARIGIANLRNSLTGVYEVIKEQLKPLIEQYRQITELVKAVKELPKEVAAEFKGLLGDIKELKAFAKEGYRGVIADVSQQLEAIRKADAPKITTGKDTNAAAQAMADLVQDTVLVKVAQWVASMPVATPAVKLSSTPSVAHQADQPVTRQEVPVTEEMKALQKAVGVAIDPMLDKADPKHHQAINDVKEALIAHLKAVASSGVRQVTKSFQESLPALVVAYKQFADATRVTQVTQSNAMNHPGFSPNDVKVSRE
- a CDS encoding phage tail terminator protein, which gives rise to MKITPILTQLRGQCPGLANHIAVGVDLALLQGNADLPTPSAHVLPLADLASTSTAQNLTAQPIRDRFEIVLALDASDSTKALDLLHDLRAELWRALVGFKPGNDYSAIVYDGGEMVSINSSRAFYRLRFFTEFQLGRNLPSQPAESWHERELDGLSSFTGVTVRVDAIDPADPNLKHPGPDGRVELTFSGDVTP